A genomic segment from Helicobacter sp. NHP19-012 encodes:
- a CDS encoding YggS family pyridoxal phosphate-dependent enzyme yields MQQRLASLIERIEKARLAYSPHHVVQLVAVSKYASLEQVQELYACGQRAFGENYIQEFGRKVSALKDLPLEWHMLGPLQHNKINKLLELKPVLLHSLHSLELAKAIDTRAKEPLNALLQVNIANEAQKSGISLEQALDTYAQISQTCKKIHLQGLMVMGPLNGTQIQSEQVFSQARDLFDKLPNAKTLSMGMSGDFELAIAYGANLVRVGSALFH; encoded by the coding sequence ATGCAGCAACGCCTCGCAAGCCTAATCGAGCGCATTGAAAAAGCCCGCCTCGCCTACAGCCCACACCATGTCGTGCAATTAGTGGCGGTGTCTAAATACGCCAGCCTAGAGCAGGTGCAAGAGCTTTATGCCTGTGGACAGCGTGCCTTTGGGGAGAACTATATTCAAGAATTTGGGCGCAAAGTCAGCGCACTCAAAGACTTGCCCCTAGAGTGGCACATGCTAGGTCCTTTGCAACACAATAAAATCAACAAACTACTAGAGCTAAAGCCTGTGTTGCTGCATAGCCTGCACTCTTTAGAGCTCGCTAAAGCCATAGACACTAGGGCTAAAGAGCCTTTAAATGCTTTGTTGCAGGTGAATATCGCAAACGAAGCGCAAAAAAGCGGGATAAGTTTAGAGCAAGCCCTAGACACCTACGCCCAAATTAGCCAAACCTGTAAAAAAATCCATTTGCAAGGTTTAATGGTGATGGGGCCTCTTAATGGCACTCAAATACAGAGCGAACAAGTCTTTAGCCAAGCTAGGGACTTGTTTGACAAACTCCCCAACGCCAAAACCCTCTCTATGGGCATGAGCGGGGATTTTGAGCTTGCCATCGCCTACGGGGCAAATTTAGTGCGTGTAGGCAGCGCACTTTTTCACTAA